The Strix aluco isolate bStrAlu1 chromosome 21, bStrAlu1.hap1, whole genome shotgun sequence sequence TGCAGCCTCAGATTTCAGCAGAGCCACTGCTACAAAAGAGCCCAAATGACTCCCTCTCAGGAGGGAAGAaagctttccctcttccctcGCCAGCTCACCTCCCAGAAGAGGGAAGCACAGTGTATTTTCAAGCCTGGACCACGTATCAGAAGGACCCCGCACAGAAGGGAAGCAGTCCCGTTGACAGAAATCCTGCCAGCACGAAGAGAAGCAGTGAGTTCAGACTTACCAGGTTCAATGTGGAGAGCAAGGGAAGAGACGTGGATGGAAGGGCTTGGAGTGGCCCGGGCTTTTTATATGGTGAGCCAGCGCCTCGGGAGACCTGGAACACACCTTCTTTGTGAAGCACGTTAACAAACAGCAATTTGAGGCTTGCAAAGCACAGCCCACAGATGAAGAACTTGTCCCTTTCATCTGAAAGGCCCGGCCTGTGTTTCCCTATTGGGTGAGAGCGCAGTGATGCATTAGTTGCTGGCTCCTCAAAGCAACGGTCATTTGAGGTCCCATGCCACTTCCCAGGGAAGGGTTTCAGTAGCTCCAGGCCCTGTGTGTGGGTTGTGCACATCCTTGCTGGGGAACGTGAGTACCACTCTCAGTCTGGGCTTCAGGCGTGGAGCACTCGTGATGAAGGCCACTCACGTGGGTCTCCTGTTGAAGGGCTGAGGCTGACCCTGAGAAACACAAGGCCTTGCACGGCCATGGGAGGGCTCAGCAATGAGCTAAGGCCCGGTGTGACTGTTTCTCCTTCTCAGAATTCTCATTCTCAAAGTGGGTAGTCAGCCCCAAGGACGCAAGGTCACAGGGGCTGAGGAGGAAACTCATAGGCATTTGACTGAGGGTGCATTTTGCTTTCGGTCACCTTGCCAGCCCTGGAAAGGACAAGTGCTCTTGTGGCTGCAGTTCAAAGCAGAAGGCATGTTGCGGAGCAAGGATGGGCCTGTGCTGTCCGCTTCCTGCCCTCAGGTGTTACCACGCGCCTGCTGTGGCAGGTGGATGCACgtgccctctgctgctgcctcagctttgCTTGGGCACAGCAAATGCCAGGCTCCTCATGTGGTAGAGGAATGCCTCCCCAGCCTTCCCGCATCTGGCAGTGGAGGCAGGATGGCAGGCCAAGGAGGAGAGCAGCCCAGCGATGGCCCTCGCTGCCTGCTGTAGCAGAGCTGTGACGGGCTGTGTCATGCTCCTGTCTGGTGACAAAGGAGGCTACGTGAGGAGCAGAGTGTCTGTCCTGGTGCCTGCTCCTGTTTGCATAACCTCTCAGTTGCcacaaggcagagcagagaggcgggagcagcagggctgtagCCAACTTCTCTGCTTACCCACCGCGGCCTTTGGCATTTGCTGGTGCTCATCAGTAGTTTGAGCGCTCATCCATTAGTGCACCGGCCGGGAACAGAGCAGCCACAGGGCAGGGCGTCCCATGCAGGGAGTTTCCCTcagggctggtccctgctggCATCTTCCCCTGCAGAGTTTGCTGTGGGCAACCCGTGCCCCTTCTGTGGGGATGGGCCACGTCTCTGAGGGCCAATCTCAGGGCTTTGGGGGGCTGGAAGATATAGGCAACCACTTCCCTGCTCTTCAGCTGAGGACACGCTGGGGACCGAGTGCCTCGCAACTTCCTCAGAGAGCCTCAGAGCCTTTCAGGAGGGAGCATCACTGGCTGCTTTGTCAGTGCACTTCCAGTTCCACCTGGAAGAGGCACGGGTGGCTGCCGCCCACCCTGGTGCCATGCTGACTGCTGGGACCTGTTTCTGCCTGTCCGGAGTGAGCACGTTTCCACTGTGAGCTGTGGCACTGGGTCTCCCGTCCCATCAGGATGGCACAACAGCCCCAGAGCATGGCCCTGCTGCAAGCGACGGCAGAAGTGAGTCAGAGCCATCAACGTTTTGCAGGAGAAGACAACATCCCCCTTCTAAGACCCTTTCCCCAAACGGTACGGCCGCCCGGGTGAGAGCGTGGCCCATCTGCCCAAGCAGCACGGGCAGGCAGAGGCTTTTTCCAGGCAGCTCTCAGGGCTGGCAACACACGCCTGGCCTTTGAGCTCCCGCCACACCTCTCCGGACAGGCAAGGTCTCCTCTGTGTCTCGTAGGGTAGCAGGGAGCACCATCTGCTGCCACTCAGAGGCTGCAGCCTCAGTCTGGTGGTCTGTCACACCGGTCCATCAAAGAAGCAGGCTCCCCAGGCCCTGGACACTTACGGGCGGAAACTTTCCTCGGTTTGGACCGTGCTCCAGAAACGTCTGGGAGTGGGAACGTCAGGGCACGTCCGTGCTGTCCTTCCCTTGGCTGCCATTTCACCAAGGAGGATTTCACCCAGGATTTCAAGGAGTCACCAAGTGGTTGGGCAAGATGCTAACAGCCATGACAACACTGTACAcaaagctgcatttctgcaggaacGTGGACACGAGGTTGCACCTAAGGTCCTGGGCAGGTCTGAATCCATTTCCCCCGGATTTCCTGATGCCAGTGCATGGATGATGTGCACCGAGGTGGAGCTGAGGTCTCTCGCAGTGCCTCAGCACTATTTGGTGACTCACAGGTGACTCCAAGGTGGTCTGCTGGTGCCACCTTGCAATTAAAGGGCCCCGAATGTGCCAATCCATCCCTGAGCCAGGGAAAACAAGCCAGACCCTCTGGGTCAGTGACCTGAACAAGCCAGCAGGCAATGATGCAAAGGTGAGTGTTGTTTGGGAAGACTGTGCCGAAGCAAACAGGTCCACTTGGTGATGGCTCGCTTTCAGGCCTGAGTCAGCAGGCTCCTTCATCGCTCTCCAGGGCCGTTGTTTCTCCTCAGGAGAGTAATGAGTAAAGTcctggcaggcaaggcaagggctcTGCAGTTCCCAGAGAACTGGCCTTTCCTGACTGAGGACAACAGCTGAACTGCTGGGCCCCCTTTGCATGGTGTGCATCACCGAGGCCCGAGGGGAGCAGACATCTGCCACCGAGTACCCTGAGCCACTCCAGCAATGGCCtccgtgtccccatccctgcacacaATGGGGTTTTGGTCCAGAGTGCAGGACGGCCTTGTTTGACCATGACCTTCCAAACACTCTGGGGATCTGAGTCTCCTCCATTCTCTGTCCCCCAGTAGAACAGCCATCCTGCAGAGGCTTGGCTGGGCTCCGAGCAACTCCATAGGCGGCAGGCACTGGTGTTGTTCAGGGTCAGTGTCAACCCGTCAAAGAGAGACCCTTCTGAGTGGCCTTCAGGCGTGCCCCACAGGAAAATTCCTATCTAAGTGGGGCCACGTTCCCCAGGAAGGGCAGGACGTGTACATCACCTACTCATGGCCTGAATCTGCTGCAAGGCTTCACCAGCTACTGGAACGAGACCTCAAAGGAGCGTTGGTCTGGGGAAGAAACATAATTGCTATCAACAAAATCACGTCAGTGCTACCCAGGATGAAAAGGGAGGCACGCATTTCAGGCAACGGAGGCATGTCTTTCATCTACCAGCATAGGTGTGAGAAgtccaaattgctgtttctcaacATGCTTCATGTTTGTGGCATTTTTCAGCTCCCCCGGGGCTCTGGGCCGCAGTATAAAAGCATGCCCAACTGCCAGCTCCTCTGTCGTCTCCTCgtgccttcccctgctctctgaaGTTGGTAAGTGTCAGTTCATTTTGCCTCTTGTCTCCTCGGTTGGCAGGACAGATTTTGTGGAGAGGGCTGTATCCGCAGTTCAGCAATGCTCCTTTTGCACTGTTGGCATGACGAGAAGCTTCCACAGGAGAGCTAGTCCCACCATAGACGTCTTCTTCCGTAGTGGCTGCTGTCTTCAGGAGCCCTGTTGCGTTTTACTCAGACATGTCCCCTCCTGAAAGATGTGGGTGAGAGGAGCCTGACCTGACAAGACGAGGGGTCTTGAgggtgggggcagggagaaggagacCCGTTTGTCTGAGTGAACAAATTGATGCTTGTACAAGGGCTGATGGATGatcaggaagtacagagcccGATGCCAGGAAGAGGGAGCCTCTTGGTGTGCAGTAGAAAATCGTTCCCTGACCAAGGCCACAGCACCAAGGCTACGCTCCACCCATCTGGAAAACCTGGCATCCATTTCCTCACGGCGGGAGGGGGCTTACTGAGGACTCTCTCTGGGGCACCTTCCCTACCAAATTtccagggctgagcagaaggAGTGTTGTGAAATATCCTCACAGCCTGCAGACATCCCCTTGGTAATGGAGTCACCGGAGGTAGCAGAGGGCCTCCATGGGGCAGGCATGCCTGGGCGTGGCAAGGCCAGCTGAGGTATAGGCTGCGAGGGAGCTTGACTTGGACAGGGGAAGCTTCATTATGTTTTGACGGACCCTCTCGGATCACCCTTCAATTACTAGCAAATACCCAATGCAGACCCCATCCCAAATCTCTATCCGCTGAGCGGCCAGCCACTGGTTTGTTCTCGGAGGAGCCAAGCTGGGGGTCTGAAAGGGCCCGACAGCTaatgccctctgctccctcccggtCTTGCAGGGTCGCCTCCCTCTGCAAGACATGTCGTGCTACAGCCCGTGCCTGCCAGCCAcctgcggcccaaccccgcttgccaacagctgcaacgagccctgcgTCACCCGGTGCGCCGACTCCAGCGTTGCGATCCAGCCCTCGCCAGTGATGGTGACGCTGCCGGGCCcaatcctcagctccttccctcagagcacagccgtgggatccaccGCGTCGGCTGCCGTggggagctccctcagcgctgccaGTGTGCCCATcgcttctgggggctccctggggctgggcggcTTTGGGTGGTCCGGTCTGGGCCGCGGGCTCTGCGGGCCTCTGGGACGGGGCAATCTCTTATGCTGAAGCCCGTGGATCGCTTGCCCGTGATGAAGTACCCGGGGCCTCGAGAAAAGCCCAGGAGCCAGCCCCGAGGGAGCGGCCTTCCGTCTCTTCCCAAGgaagcctctctctttccccctcttgctctgctttaCCTTACGCTCCCCATCAAACACCTCCACCTTCCTTCCATAGCAATGGGTCTAGGGCATACGTGACTGCCAGAGCCTTGAGGGGGAGTTGCACAGGAAGCATGCCTGGCATGGAGGTTTTCCTTCCGATGGCAgcacttctctgagcttttctcGGCCTCCAACATGCATTGCTTCAGCTCtcgccttttccattttcctttgattttctcattaaagacatTGGGCATCACAGCTTTGCTAGAGAGCCGTGTttcattctcccttcttctccaatCCCAACCAGCGGACTGTCCAAGAGAGTTCCTCCCTTGCTACAGCTACGGATTTTTCCATAGCTGCCGGGTTTCGCCCCTGACAGCCTATAACAATGGAGACAAGGCCAGCTTGGCAGGGGggagagctcttcagctcttctggaaggagCCCCATTACTCATCGGCACACCTCGAAAGCCACGACATAAAGCATGAAGGGAGCCGGAATtgccacagaatcatagaattgccCCAACTGATAGGGAACCCCAAAGATCATATAGCCCAACCTTTTGCAGGAAAGGGAGCccagatgagattatctagcgccctgtccaattgcatcttgaaaacctcctgtCACCAGAATTCTACcacgtccctggggaggttgttgtagtgaatgattgttctcactgtaaaatatgTCTTCCTTGTATGAAGGCGAAACCTCTCCCActtgctccctcttctctccGTGTGGCTCTTTGTTAAGAGGGAGTGTGCGTCGTCTTTGTAGCTGCCTTTAGatactggaaaactgtgatgagcgcaggggaagagcagcacagcacagcacgagACTCGGTATGGCGTGTttgtgggaggaagcagaggtgggagaagggagggttCAGGGTGGTCTTGGGAGGAAGAAACGTGAGGAAACTAGAGGGAAGATGGGATAACATGGCTGTCCCTCAAGAACTACTTGCTGTTCAGGATGTTTGCCTGGACGTGCCCTGCTTCTGATCGGTGCAGCCTGTCCTGTCTTCTTCTTAAGCTCTATTCCTAGCGACTTTCCCTGGTGAGGGGCTCTCtgatctgtgtgcatgtgtgcgtatGGAAGTCTAGGGGCCAGCAACTGGAGCCAAACCACAGGTGGCCGTGGTTCCGGTCTCAGTGGTGCCAGTCACTGGAGTGGGACCGGAGGTCGTCGGCACTGCTTGTCTGGGGTGCCGGCACCTGGACAGACAAGGGTGAGTGGAAATAATGTGCCAGCAAGTGAAGCGTGTGAGGGTATGCAAGTCAGTGTGTGACTGCTCTCAAGTATCAAGCCAGCTGAGGCAGTGAGTGGGTAAAGCGGCTTGGGAGCCACGTGTGGGTGTGTGCCCCTCAGGATGAGGTCACAGTGGGCGTTGGCTACAGGAGGCACCAGAGGGTCCTggtgtgagagacaagaaaccaggcctgtgataaactaagaaaaacagcctgagaaagcaaaagttgaagctgatcaaagaaatgcctcaaatagtcgcaagacaaaactatgagtcacagggtgcattctgtggaggtccaagctgataaggctgcccgcaTAACACAATATgtagctggaggagggagccctgtggagacaggagggctctgctctggtgcatctggacaaatttcaagggccatctgtccgttGAATGACCTTTGATTCATTGTCCACGAagtgcatattaaagttaacacccctcaatatgctaatgaaggctaacatgatcatgctaattacagcatcccatgaaacaccttacccctccctgtacatgggatatgtaggtacgtgggtcaacctaggggacggacccaaggaaagtctgtataaatcaagggggggaaagaaagagggggaccctgagagtgcagtgaagtggaGAAGACGGGTGGCATCGAAAAAActgctgcctcctggaaccctcactggtgggatcagcacagaaacccagagcgctgatctgtatttccccattctctgtctctccctcttttcccttttccattaagaaatgcaaggcatattctattgcttgccacaacttgctatatacttagccaattatcgtgtgttcaattagtacattgtgggtagttaataaatgtttggacttggagacttgttgtccgctccattggggatttgcgaatctgggtcacttgtctccctcgtctgagcgggacatgacaccTGGCCAACCACCAGAGACAACATAGGGCCATTTTGCGTCTGCGTGTGAGTCTAGTTGACAAAGGATCCTGCCTAACAGTACCCTGAACCAGTCAAACTCCTCTTGAAGTTTGAATCTTTAAACTTCAAGGCCCTCATGAGCTCCCAGCTTCATTATTCTGCTCCTTAGCCTCCTCTTTACCAGGTGGCCTCCCCTCCAATCCTGAAAACGGGCTCTTGAAGGATTCCTCAGGCACTCCATCGGAAAGCTCTGTGCACTGTCGCAAGTTCCTTGCAGGAAGCATAGTCaccctcctctgtcttcccttcTCCTTGTTTCTAAAGAGCTTCTTTACATCCACGACATCACTCCACTCTTGCCCAGTATCCCACCCCAGCTCTGTGAACCCTTGTTATAGTTTAACCctagccagcaactaagcacaacacagctgcttgctcactcatCCCCCTTCTCAGTGGGACGGGGAAGACAATTGAAAAAAACTACAACTCGTGGGTTGACATAAGAACactttaatacatttaaaaaaaaaaatagtaacaacagtagtaataataaaatttaataataatattgaTAATTATAATGATAATGATGAAAAGGAATGtaacagaaagggagagaaagaaaacccaagaaaaggtaagtgatgcacaatgcaattgctcaccacccgctgactaaCACGCAATCTGCAATCCTCCCCTCCCGGCCCACTCCCCGCACAATTTCTATACTGCgcatgatgttctgtggtatggaatagccctttggctagttggggtcagctgtcctggctctgctccctcccagcttcttgtacacctgcttgctggcagagcatggggcACTGAAAAATCTTTGACTTATcctaagtgctacttagcaacaacaaaaacatcagtGTCTTATCAACAtaattctcacactaaatccaaaacacagccctgtaccagccactaggaagaaaattaactctgtcccagacaaaaccaggacaacccTCTAAGACTGTAGAAGAGCAACTGTGCAGGAACTTCACACTTCTCCTCTTTGTCTCCATGATGTGTGACTCTGTGTTGCAAATGGTCGATTTAGACCACTTAAAGAACCACCACCAAAGATACCagcaaaagtggttttattgAAATATGATGTTGCAAATGTGCAACTTAACAAAGTTCAATGGCAacgttcactctattacttactgcACAAAGGACATAACAATGATTCAAAGTTACCAATACAGAATCAAATTTATCAATGCGGAATCTTAGTGTTCTATAATACAAGGTTATGGTATAATACCAAAGCTCAGCAGCTGGTAAGAGGTCTCTCTGCCTTGGGAGCAAGCTtcagaggtgtcccagctcaaggggagatcaccgCCAGGCAGCAATTTGCTTAGCAGGGAGAGATCAAAGAAGGCTCACTTAGGCTGTCCTATTTATGGAATAAAGTAGTTGGCTTGTAGCCAAATTAGATGTCATGGAAAAGGTATGCATGAGATTCCTCGTACGCAcaactttctttgttctttgataAATGAGGCTTGGAAAAGCCACCCGCTCTTCCTGCGCTAATTGCGTGATCAGTGTTCCAAGCTCACGTGCATCGATGCTCACCGTGCCACTCTGTTCCTTCGTGGGTTTCCAGAGAACAGATTGGAACTAGAAAAGTTCTTGGCACAATTATGGCTTAGGTCTTTATCTCCTTTGGAGCCTGTAGCAAACTACGGCTAGTTGGGTTAAGGAGTCAAGTGCATCCATCACAATCTACATCTGTAGGCACAACAAAACTGTTGGGACAAGAAAACTGCTGGCACAACCAAGCTGCAATGCCTACAGAAACCCATGCTGGTGTGGAAAACTGAGGGGCAAAATTCCAGCCCAGAAGGCCGAGGTGCCCCTTCAAAGCAGATAGTAAAAGGCCTGCCTCTTTGTTCCCCTTTGCTCCTGCACTGAAAGAGTCAAGTCCTTACTGGAGGGAGTGGCAGCCCAGGGCACTTTGGGCTAGGATGGATGGTTGGTCTCAACGGTTTTTGCTTTTGTGAAAGGGAAAGGAACAGCCCTTCCACACCTCTTTGCCATTGGGAAACCTAGCACATATCTCACACCTCACCAGCGGGACACACACTGCTGTGCTCCCGAGGAGAGGCCTCAGAGGGTCTGTTGTTCACTCATGCAGTCCAGCCAAGGGCAGGTCAGAGGTGTTGGCCTAAGGTCAAAGTCTCTTGGTGGGGTTGGTTTGAATCCTACCCCTGACAAGGACTGAATGTAGATGACCCTTGGGACCTTCTTTTTTGCTGTGAACATTTCTGCTCACAAGGCATTTCTGGTCCCTGGGGACACAGAGGAAAACACATGAGAGGTTAGAGGGCAGGACACAAAAGCCCAGTGCCCTTCTGTGCTCCTTTAGAGAAGCACATGATGGAGAGgtggtgtgctgggtttgtgtggaggggttttttgctagtgggggagggggttacagtggtggtcccctgtgagaagcttctcaaaagctcccccgaCTCCAAGTCAGACttgtctctggccaaggccgagccaattagtgacagtggctgcacctctgcgataacgtatttaagaagaggaacctgagagggggttgggggaCTGGTGAGAAGGAGTAACGACAAGGACAGCTATGCAAActccaaggtcagtggaaggaaggaggaggaaggagaggaggtgtgccggagcagagattccgcCCCCcatatcccatggtgagacagcagggccacaccccgcccctcccccccctgGAAGTCACAGGGGAGGCAGAGATttacctgcagcctgtggaggacccccaggtaCCTATGGGAAGAAGACGCCCCCGCTGTTGTGGTTtgacactgggaggactgcagcacgaGTCcgtgacccacgccggagcatcttgagaagaatgcatcttgtggggaggactcatgatggaGGAAGTTTATGgatgactgtctcctgtgagagggatgccatgtggagcagggggaagaatgcagaagagtgcttccttccctcctttgcaGGGAGAAGtggcagactgactgcaccccccatcccctgccctgtgccactgaggggaggaggtagagatatcgggggAAAAAAGTGAACCCAGGAAGACGGAGGGGCAGGGGTGGTGcttttttaagatatggtaacacttctcactgtccctttctgtctgttaagtgttacTGTTGTTAGTGTCTTGAATTAAAgtggtgttctttttctttccctaacgagtctgtcttttgcctgtgaccttaATGGGTGAgccatccctctctgtccttatcttgattcctgagcctttttgattcattttctccttcccagcgctgggggggaaggggtgagtgaatggttgtgtggtgctcagttttcctctgggctcaaaccatgacagacaaGCAGGCTGGAGGAGGAGCACAGAAGGCGGGGTCCTTCCCAGTGACTGAGGGCCTGTAGCACAGAGGGGTGGAACCAGGACCCATTTAGTGAGGCAGGCAAGGGATCTGCAGTGCAGAGCAGGAAACGTGCAGTGAGGGCCAAGATGCAGccaagaggaggcagcagccagccaggcctCCAAGGGAGGAATGAAGTGAAGGCAGAAGGATCATGGTAGGGGCCAGAGAGGGACGCCCAAGTTAGGTGCTGCTCTTCAAGGTGCCTGTAACAGGGTCCTGCTTGTGAGGGCCATGTGAGCAGGGCAGAACCTTTCCCAGGCTGAATCCTGACACACATGTTCCCCCACTGCACTAAGCCCCTTGTGGGGAAGGTCCAGAGGCCTCCCCCAGTCTCTCCCAGCCCAGAGACCAAAAAGCTGGGAAGCTGTTTTTCTTGTGCATCAGAGCAGGAGAGTGATCTGCAGCTAACAGTGTTAAAAGCCTGCTGACACCAGGAGCAAGGCTGTGACACCTGAGCCAAATTTGGGCAACACCTCTCACAGAGAAGGGTGAAATCCTGCATGACAAAAGGACCCTTGTCACTGTCTAGGAATGAAGCTCAGGCTGGTGCAGAGGAAGTGCAAATCCTGAGTACTGGCGCACCAAGTTGGGGGGAGACCAGACCTTCACACCCCCAGGGATGGAGAGCCCCCAGCCACAGGGGGGCAGACCCCAGCACAACCACATGCCAGGAGAAGCTGAAAAGGGACGAGTGCCAGTGCTTTTCTAGAGCACTCAACAGGGACTCAGGACACGGCCTGAGAGCACCAGAGGGAGAGAGGGCTCCTGCCTGGGAGCTCAGGATTCTGCTTGAGGGGGAAGGAGATGGGCACCAGAGGTGTGTAGACATTCACAGAAAATGGTGCTGAGCCCTTCCCTGGGCTTGGACACTCACTCCCTGAGTGCCCAAAGGATGTAGGGAATGAGGACTGAGGATAGtacagtgtggtggtttagtccctgcctgggtctgagaccatgcagccgctgcccctcccccacaaagggagtgaaatacaaagccccggggctgagataaggagaggtttaatacaacagtgcaacagcaacaaaacaaacaacaacaataacaataacagtaacagtaataacaaggaacagagcaagatatgtactgatacagcagtgagagcagagagatagCATAAATGCACGCGCTccccgattctcccgcgctcccgcgcttgggcgccaggagatgacgtcagcatggtattgaataacccggctagagcttcccccccactgctggggaaacttaaccttatcctagctaaaccaggacataca is a genomic window containing:
- the LOC141932833 gene encoding beta-keratin-related protein-like; the protein is MSCYSPCLPATCGPTPLANSCNEPCVTRCADSSVAIQPSPVMVTLPGPILSSFPQSTAVGSTASAAVGSSLSAASVPIASGGSLGLGGFGWSGLGRGLCGPLGRGNLLC